A region from the uncultured Bacteroides sp. genome encodes:
- a CDS encoding beta-galactosidase family protein has protein sequence MRMKRLSLLLLYFVFSAVISAHNIQTFEIKNGHFLFGGHPVQILSGEMHYNRIPHEYWRHRMQMLKALGLNTVATYVFWNQHEPEPGKWDFSGDKNIKEFIKIAQEEGLHVILRIGPYACAEWEFGGYPWWLQNIKGLELRRDNPLFLKYTGLYIKRLYQEVKDLLVTNGGPIIMVQVENEFGSYAAQRKDIPLEEHRRYNEKIKEQLVNAGFNSELFTSDGTWLFQGGTLEGILPTANGENNIANLKKAVNQYHGGVGPYMVAEFYTGWLHHWAEPFPSVDASVIARKADEFLKNGVSFNLYMVHGGTNFGFTSGANYDNKHDIQPDLTSYDYDAPISEAGWVTPKYDSLRAVIGKYVKYKLSPVPARIPVIEIPSIKLQRVADVLGYIGNESEKVESETPMTFEQLNQGYGYVLYTRHFNQPISGVLQVPGLRDYAVVYVNGEKAGVLNRCFNKYSLDINIPFNSTLEILVENMGRINYGSEIVNNSKGIIAPVRIDDMEMDGDWTMCKLSMDKEPDFSKLPSSDVYGINSNAIISLKDRPVVYEGTFSLDNIGDTFIDMSTWGKGIVFINGRNIGRYWNIGPQQTLYIPGVWLKKGENRIEIFEQLNSQFQTEVHTLKAPILNQLKTN, from the coding sequence ATGAGAATGAAAAGACTAAGTTTATTGTTGCTTTATTTTGTGTTTTCCGCAGTCATTAGTGCACATAATATACAAACGTTTGAGATAAAAAACGGTCATTTTCTCTTTGGAGGACATCCTGTTCAAATACTTTCGGGTGAAATGCACTACAATAGAATTCCTCATGAATATTGGCGTCATCGGATGCAAATGCTTAAAGCTTTAGGGCTAAATACTGTGGCTACTTATGTATTTTGGAATCAGCATGAACCGGAACCTGGAAAATGGGATTTCAGCGGTGATAAAAACATAAAGGAATTCATAAAGATTGCTCAGGAAGAGGGATTACATGTTATTCTCCGGATAGGTCCTTATGCTTGTGCCGAGTGGGAATTTGGTGGCTATCCATGGTGGTTGCAGAATATTAAAGGATTAGAATTACGTCGTGATAATCCCCTTTTTCTGAAATATACCGGTTTATATATCAAACGTCTTTATCAAGAGGTAAAAGATTTGTTGGTTACCAATGGTGGTCCGATAATCATGGTACAAGTCGAGAATGAATTCGGATCCTATGCGGCGCAGCGTAAAGATATTCCATTGGAAGAACATCGTCGTTATAATGAGAAAATTAAAGAGCAATTGGTGAATGCTGGTTTTAATTCGGAGTTGTTCACTTCGGATGGAACTTGGCTCTTTCAGGGTGGAACATTGGAAGGTATATTACCTACTGCTAACGGAGAAAATAATATTGCTAATTTAAAAAAGGCTGTGAATCAATATCATGGAGGAGTAGGACCTTACATGGTGGCTGAATTTTATACTGGGTGGTTACATCATTGGGCTGAGCCATTTCCGTCTGTTGATGCTTCTGTAATCGCTCGTAAAGCCGATGAGTTTTTAAAAAATGGTGTTTCTTTTAATTTGTATATGGTACATGGGGGGACAAACTTTGGTTTTACCAGTGGAGCCAATTATGATAATAAACATGACATTCAACCTGATTTGACGAGTTATGACTATGATGCCCCGATTAGTGAAGCAGGTTGGGTAACTCCTAAATATGATTCTTTACGAGCGGTGATTGGAAAATATGTCAAATATAAACTGTCTCCTGTACCTGCACGAATACCGGTTATTGAAATCCCTTCAATCAAATTGCAGCGTGTTGCGGATGTTTTGGGTTATATAGGAAACGAATCTGAAAAAGTAGAAAGTGAGACTCCGATGACCTTCGAACAACTCAATCAAGGCTATGGTTATGTGCTTTATACCCGGCATTTTAATCAACCGATAAGTGGTGTGCTGCAAGTACCTGGGTTACGTGATTACGCTGTGGTCTATGTTAATGGTGAAAAGGCAGGGGTATTAAACCGCTGTTTTAATAAATACTCATTGGATATTAATATTCCTTTTAATTCAACGCTTGAAATTTTAGTGGAAAATATGGGTCGGATTAATTATGGTTCCGAAATAGTCAATAATAGTAAAGGTATTATTGCTCCGGTTAGAATTGATGATATGGAAATGGATGGCGATTGGACAATGTGTAAATTATCGATGGATAAAGAGCCTGATTTCTCGAAACTTCCATCATCAGATGTTTATGGTATTAATTCGAACGCTATAATTTCCTTAAAGGACCGTCCTGTCGTTTACGAAGGTACTTTCAGTCTGGATAATATAGGTGATACCTTTATTGATATGTCCACGTGGGGTAAGGGTATTGTATTTATTAATGGCCGTAATATTGGTCGTTACTGGAATATAGGTCCTCAACAGACTCTATATATACCAGGGGTCTGGTTAAAAAAAGGGGAAAACAGAATTGAGATATTCGAACAACTTAATAGTCAGTTCCAAACTGAAGTGCATACGTTGAAGGCTCCTATTTTGAATCAATTGAAAACAAATTGA
- a CDS encoding RagB/SusD family nutrient uptake outer membrane protein, translated as MKRYSIYILLSLLLGLNSCDLDFQPLDSTVDATYWKSQDDVQKAVNYAYRRLGNTDLQAFISCATDDSYSWSNWPSDIQYAGNGSATTSTGVFLNTWDQYYKMIAACNNVLDNIDKVTTLSTEMYNRYSAEVRVLRAYAYIQLAGFFGDVPLIDHIQSIDEFKVSRTSKSEIIDFIISELKDVADNNYLPVSYPDSDYGRITKGAALGLLARAALMDSRWQTAIDASKEIITSGNFSYGIDDNYLSLFNGTNKMSKEIMLAAQYIKGTYTNPMATWIGAPSLTGWGQVVPLKGLIDAYECVDGKTIDESPLYDPNNPTANRDPRLALTVVLPGSSVNGVTIDITKPSSSDRLGVSNASFSGYYYRKYIPADIEGNWDSNSYNDIVLLRYPEVLLTYAEAMVESGNPIDASVLDAINAARERKGVNMPPVTTTDRDELRQIIRRERHVEFSMEGIRLFDIRRWKIGEEVMKGTAYGILNNFDSSRGDYGKYVKVEDRNFNSQRDYLWPVPLNEIGLNGNLLPNNPGW; from the coding sequence ATGAAAAGATATAGTATATATATATTGTTATCATTGTTACTGGGATTAAATTCTTGTGACTTGGATTTTCAACCGTTGGATAGCACGGTGGATGCGACTTACTGGAAATCTCAAGATGACGTACAAAAGGCTGTGAATTATGCTTATAGGCGCTTGGGGAATACCGATCTGCAAGCATTCATCTCATGTGCCACGGATGATAGTTATTCTTGGTCGAACTGGCCGTCGGATATTCAATATGCAGGTAATGGCAGTGCTACTACATCAACCGGGGTTTTTCTGAATACATGGGATCAATATTATAAAATGATTGCCGCTTGCAATAATGTTTTGGATAATATTGATAAGGTAACCACTTTGAGCACTGAAATGTATAACAGATACAGTGCGGAAGTACGCGTTTTACGTGCATATGCTTACATTCAGTTGGCTGGCTTCTTCGGAGATGTTCCGTTGATTGATCATATTCAGAGTATTGATGAATTTAAAGTTTCACGTACTTCAAAGAGTGAAATTATTGATTTTATAATATCAGAGCTGAAGGATGTAGCGGATAATAATTATTTGCCTGTCAGCTATCCTGATTCTGATTATGGACGCATAACCAAGGGAGCCGCATTGGGTTTACTGGCTAGAGCTGCGCTAATGGACAGCAGGTGGCAGACTGCTATAGATGCCTCAAAAGAAATTATTACTTCCGGTAATTTTAGTTATGGCATTGATGATAATTATCTTAGTTTGTTTAATGGAACAAATAAGATGAGTAAAGAGATTATGCTTGCCGCTCAATATATAAAGGGAACCTATACTAATCCCATGGCAACTTGGATTGGAGCTCCTTCGCTTACAGGATGGGGACAGGTTGTTCCTTTAAAGGGATTGATTGATGCTTACGAATGTGTTGATGGAAAGACAATTGATGAATCTCCGTTGTATGATCCCAATAACCCGACAGCCAATCGTGATCCTCGTTTGGCATTGACTGTGGTACTTCCGGGTTCTAGTGTAAATGGGGTGACAATAGATATTACCAAGCCCAGCTCTTCTGACCGTTTGGGGGTGAGCAATGCTTCTTTCAGTGGATATTATTATCGTAAATATATCCCTGCCGATATTGAGGGCAATTGGGATAGTAATTCTTATAATGACATTGTTTTGTTACGCTATCCGGAAGTTCTATTGACGTATGCTGAGGCCATGGTCGAATCAGGAAATCCGATAGATGCTTCTGTTTTGGACGCTATTAATGCGGCAAGAGAGCGTAAAGGAGTGAACATGCCTCCTGTTACTACAACGGACAGGGATGAATTACGTCAAATTATTAGACGTGAACGCCATGTTGAGTTTTCTATGGAGGGCATTCGTCTGTTTGATATACGAAGATGGAAAATAGGAGAAGAAGTTATGAAAGGGACCGCGTATGGTATTCTTAATAATTTTGATAGCAGCAGAGGCGATTATGGGAAGTATGTTAAGGTTGAAGACCGGAATTTTAATTCTCAGCGAGATTACCTGTGGCCTGTTCCTTTAAATGAAATTGGGTTGAATGGCAATCTCTTGCCTAATAATCCTGGTTGGTAA
- a CDS encoding SusC/RagA family TonB-linked outer membrane protein, translated as MKIASFFLFFLCFCLNAVNVNSQNAQVTLNKENVSLSNILNEIEKQTDYLFIYDKNVEVQQKVSVHVNRQNLKEALAELLKGTDIVYATEGSNIILKKVGEAKVVHQEKNISGVVKYADGGAIIGASVVVKGTSLGTITDIDGKFALSIPENATELVVSYVGMKTKEVAVKAGSAIYNIILDDDVKTLNEVVVVAYGTQKKVNLTGSISALNSDELVSKPSGQLSAILQGMAPGVTITSTTGQPGLNTGTIRIRGVGTLNNNAPLVLIDGVEGNIDDVDANDIISMSILKDAAASSIYGIRASNGVILITTRRGKENHSKITYSNYFGWQDAMGVAKYVGAQDFMKLMNTTYGTDIYSASQINAYDDPNRDVNKYPDTYLLGDLMKTGSGFQQQHSVGFTGGGEKIKYALSTNYFDQDGLIENMGFQRLTVRLNTDAEVTNNFHLSADISTRLQKRTEPDTAWNLTNNLAVANPLNASRYTDGSWAIIRGASNPLRIADEGGNHEYKSDLFTGNFKGVYNPIKGLTITGSVGVKMEYMNNSIQDFALTYNKQYPSDGETVTFGRNQLTKQSNRYFQGNYQGLVNYNKTFGNHEFTILGGISYLREREDDLDAYRYGIPDGLNQINAGDESSQTNGGTAWQYGLMSYFGRLNYSYLGKYLFEANVRRDGSSRFSKDQRWGIFPSFSVGWRISEEEFLKKYNIFDNLKVRASWGQLGNDQTINSDGSLNYYPYQSQYSSYSYPFGGILNSAAGLEIYPNTNLTWETTAMTDFGFDATVLSSKLDVTFDYYIKKTDDILLRLPIPYSVGLSASVQNAASVKNNGWEFAVNYHDKIGQDFNYSVGFNLADVKNKVVDLKGTDQLTADNNNVVTGLVVGKPINSFYGYQVLGMYQTQQDLDKYQKFSDNVSLGDLIYKKNVNGAFGFDDMAYLGSNIPRYTYGINLSASYKGFDFSSFLQGVGKVSINTVVMQRAPVNADGNFKEIHFDSWAPDNTDASFPRLSTGWQNYQSSSFWVKSGAYLRVKNIQLGYTLPKSLLGRTFISKCRLYVSGANLFTFTGLPKDIDPEAPNESRYYPQVKTYTFGMNLEF; from the coding sequence ATGAAAATAGCTTCTTTCTTTTTGTTTTTTTTATGTTTCTGCCTGAATGCAGTAAATGTAAATAGCCAAAACGCACAGGTTACTCTTAACAAGGAGAATGTAAGCCTGAGTAATATATTGAATGAGATCGAGAAACAGACGGATTATTTGTTTATTTATGACAAAAACGTAGAAGTCCAGCAAAAAGTTTCTGTCCATGTTAATCGCCAGAATTTGAAAGAAGCTCTTGCCGAGTTACTTAAGGGAACTGATATTGTTTATGCGACTGAAGGTTCGAATATTATTCTTAAAAAAGTAGGGGAAGCAAAAGTCGTTCATCAGGAAAAAAATATTTCAGGAGTTGTAAAATATGCTGATGGAGGGGCCATTATAGGAGCTTCTGTTGTGGTGAAGGGAACTTCTTTGGGTACAATTACCGATATTGATGGTAAATTTGCACTTTCTATTCCAGAGAATGCAACCGAACTGGTTGTTTCCTATGTTGGGATGAAAACAAAAGAAGTTGCTGTTAAAGCAGGGAGTGCAATATATAACATCATCTTGGATGATGATGTTAAGACACTTAACGAAGTGGTGGTCGTTGCATATGGTACGCAGAAGAAAGTAAATCTGACAGGTTCTATTTCTGCTTTGAATAGTGATGAACTTGTGAGTAAACCTTCCGGACAATTATCTGCTATTTTGCAAGGTATGGCTCCGGGAGTAACTATTACAAGCACTACCGGACAACCGGGGTTGAATACTGGAACGATTAGGATTAGAGGTGTTGGAACTTTGAATAATAATGCTCCGTTGGTTTTGATTGATGGTGTGGAAGGTAATATTGACGATGTAGATGCCAATGATATTATTTCTATGTCCATTTTGAAAGATGCTGCCGCTTCGTCCATATATGGTATACGTGCGTCAAATGGAGTTATACTTATTACTACAAGGAGGGGCAAAGAGAATCATTCTAAAATTACTTATTCCAACTATTTCGGCTGGCAAGATGCTATGGGAGTTGCCAAATATGTTGGTGCACAGGATTTTATGAAATTGATGAATACGACTTATGGTACCGATATATACAGTGCAAGTCAGATTAATGCATATGATGACCCGAATAGAGACGTGAATAAATATCCTGATACTTATCTACTGGGAGACTTAATGAAAACCGGTAGCGGATTTCAACAGCAACACAGCGTTGGCTTTACAGGAGGTGGAGAGAAAATAAAATATGCTCTATCCACAAACTATTTTGACCAGGACGGATTAATAGAGAATATGGGGTTCCAACGATTAACTGTTCGTTTGAATACAGATGCGGAGGTAACTAACAATTTTCATTTGAGTGCCGATATCTCTACCAGATTGCAGAAACGTACTGAACCAGACACAGCATGGAACTTAACTAATAATCTTGCTGTTGCAAATCCGCTTAACGCGAGTCGATATACAGATGGTAGTTGGGCTATCATTAGAGGAGCAAGCAACCCTTTAAGAATAGCTGATGAAGGAGGAAATCATGAATATAAAAGTGATCTGTTTACAGGTAATTTTAAAGGCGTGTACAATCCTATAAAAGGTTTGACCATAACAGGAAGTGTAGGAGTTAAAATGGAGTACATGAATAATAGTATTCAGGATTTTGCTTTGACTTACAATAAACAATACCCATCAGATGGTGAGACTGTTACGTTCGGAAGGAATCAATTGACAAAACAATCTAACCGATATTTTCAAGGCAATTACCAAGGATTGGTTAATTATAATAAGACTTTCGGAAATCATGAATTTACAATATTGGGCGGTATAAGCTATTTACGCGAACGAGAAGATGATTTGGATGCTTATCGATATGGCATTCCCGACGGATTGAATCAAATAAACGCAGGTGATGAAAGTTCCCAAACAAATGGTGGAACTGCTTGGCAATATGGATTGATGTCTTACTTCGGACGTTTGAATTATTCTTATTTAGGCAAATACTTGTTTGAAGCAAACGTCAGACGTGATGGTTCGTCACGTTTTTCGAAGGATCAAAGATGGGGCATTTTCCCTTCATTTTCCGTAGGGTGGAGAATTTCCGAAGAAGAATTTCTAAAGAAATATAATATTTTTGATAATTTGAAAGTTCGTGCTTCTTGGGGGCAATTGGGTAATGACCAAACTATTAATTCTGATGGTTCTTTAAATTATTATCCTTATCAAAGCCAATATTCTTCTTATAGTTATCCGTTTGGTGGAATATTAAATTCTGCTGCTGGATTGGAGATTTATCCGAATACCAATTTGACTTGGGAAACGACTGCAATGACAGACTTTGGATTCGATGCAACTGTGCTATCCAGTAAATTGGATGTTACATTCGATTATTACATCAAGAAGACAGATGATATACTTCTTCGTTTGCCTATTCCTTATTCCGTTGGTTTATCTGCTTCTGTGCAAAATGCGGCTTCGGTAAAAAATAATGGTTGGGAGTTTGCAGTGAATTATCATGACAAGATCGGGCAGGATTTTAATTATTCTGTAGGATTTAATCTTGCCGATGTTAAAAATAAAGTGGTTGATTTGAAAGGTACTGACCAGTTAACTGCTGATAATAATAATGTTGTGACAGGTTTGGTTGTTGGAAAGCCAATTAATTCATTTTACGGATATCAAGTATTGGGAATGTACCAGACTCAGCAAGATTTGGATAAATATCAAAAATTCTCAGATAATGTATCCTTGGGCGATTTGATTTATAAGAAGAATGTCAATGGAGCTTTCGGCTTTGATGACATGGCTTATCTGGGGAGTAACATACCTCGTTATACTTATGGAATAAATTTATCTGCATCTTATAAAGGATTTGATTTCTCAAGTTTCTTGCAAGGAGTTGGAAAGGTTAGCATTAATACTGTGGTTATGCAGCGTGCGCCGGTGAATGCGGACGGAAACTTTAAAGAAATACACTTTGATAGTTGGGCACCTGATAATACGGATGCATCATTTCCACGTTTGAGTACCGGATGGCAAAATTATCAGTCTTCATCTTTTTGGGTCAAGAGTGGTGCTTATTTGCGCGTGAAGAATATTCAGTTAGGATATACACTTCCGAAGTCTTTACTCGGTAGGACTTTTATTTCTAAATGCAGGCTATATGTCAGTGGCGCCAATCTATTTACATTCACGGGACTTCCTAAAGATATTGATCCGGAAGCACCTAATGAAAGTAGATATTATCCGCAGGTGAAAACTTATACGTTTGGTATGAATTTAGAATTTTAA
- a CDS encoding FecR family protein — protein sequence MDRNRLYKFFSRKSTLEEEEEVLDWMERSDANQQEFLNERSIYNMTLMHVDDCSDGIGKYKKGFPIWGKEIIKVAAMLAVLFAMHFYYSSKEEEMSLAFNTVKVPSGQRVNLELPDGTKVCVNACSELTYPAVFSKEKRNVKLKGEAFFEVAHNANKPFVVETELCDVEALGTVFNVEAYPNSGEVSTALLSGKVRITDRYNADNRILLSPNQESEFTGQIFKVGNIRYPDHLRWREGLLCFQNMPVDKLIKELEKYYDVHFVISKSDILTHILSGKLRINEGIDHALRVLQKNVFFEYSRNDESDNTIYIK from the coding sequence ATGGATAGGAATAGGTTATATAAATTTTTCTCTAGAAAATCCACATTGGAAGAAGAAGAGGAAGTACTTGATTGGATGGAAAGATCAGATGCCAATCAACAGGAATTCTTGAATGAACGTAGTATCTATAATATGACGTTAATGCATGTCGACGATTGTTCGGACGGCATTGGAAAATATAAAAAGGGATTTCCAATATGGGGCAAAGAAATAATAAAGGTGGCGGCTATGCTGGCAGTGTTGTTTGCTATGCATTTTTATTATTCCTCCAAGGAAGAGGAGATGTCTTTGGCTTTTAATACGGTGAAAGTGCCTTCAGGGCAAAGGGTGAACTTGGAGTTGCCTGACGGTACAAAAGTTTGCGTGAATGCTTGTTCCGAATTGACTTATCCGGCGGTATTTTCCAAAGAAAAAAGAAATGTAAAGTTAAAGGGAGAAGCTTTTTTTGAAGTGGCTCATAATGCGAACAAACCCTTTGTTGTTGAGACGGAATTATGTGATGTGGAAGCTTTAGGAACTGTTTTTAACGTAGAAGCTTATCCTAATTCCGGTGAGGTTTCTACAGCTCTTCTGTCTGGCAAGGTTCGGATTACTGATCGGTATAATGCAGATAACCGGATACTGTTGAGTCCGAATCAGGAGAGTGAATTTACAGGGCAAATTTTTAAAGTAGGTAATATTCGTTATCCGGATCATTTGCGGTGGAGAGAAGGATTATTATGCTTTCAGAATATGCCTGTGGATAAGTTGATAAAGGAACTTGAAAAATATTATGACGTGCACTTTGTTATTAGTAAGTCTGATATATTGACTCATATTCTGAGTGGAAAATTGAGAATTAACGAGGGAATTGACCATGCATTGCGCGTGTTACAAAAAAATGTATTTTTTGAGTATAGCCGTAATGACGAGAGTGATAATACCATTTATATCAAATAA
- a CDS encoding RNA polymerase sigma-70 factor, which yields MQSFNTDIQLFNTLFSKYQKRFIHFAVSYVCDISVAEDIVMESFLYYWENRFSIDKDANLPAYILTVIKNRSLNYLRNQAIHAKAEDHIRLHQDRVLQANLISLEACDPQELFSSEAEGIVKDALAKLPELTREIFVKSRFENRSYKEIALNFNISERTVESHISKALKVLRLALKDYLPALLIWLSHGI from the coding sequence ATGCAAAGTTTTAATACTGATATCCAATTGTTTAATACTTTGTTTTCAAAGTATCAGAAACGATTTATTCACTTTGCAGTGAGTTATGTGTGCGACATCTCTGTGGCAGAAGATATTGTGATGGAAAGTTTTTTATATTATTGGGAAAATCGTTTCTCCATTGATAAAGATGCCAATCTTCCTGCTTATATTCTAACCGTGATTAAAAATAGAAGCCTTAATTATCTTCGCAATCAAGCCATTCATGCCAAGGCTGAAGATCACATCCGTTTGCATCAAGACAGAGTGCTGCAGGCTAATTTAATTTCGTTGGAAGCTTGCGATCCTCAGGAACTCTTTTCTTCGGAAGCCGAGGGGATTGTGAAGGATGCATTGGCGAAGTTACCCGAATTGACAAGAGAGATTTTCGTTAAAAGCCGATTTGAAAATAGAAGTTATAAAGAGATTGCTTTAAATTTTAATATAAGCGAGAGAACGGTGGAATCTCATATAAGTAAAGCCTTGAAAGTTTTAAGATTGGCTCTTAAAGATTATTTGCCGGCTTTGTTGATTTGGCTTTCTCACGGTATTTAG
- a CDS encoding AraC family transcriptional regulator produces MEKEKQQTVPNVLNRFAYLLGTEVKNRRLKIPEKYGKGYCAGFVFNEHIRMLILNYELNEDIIVENPDINISGRMILFKFQNIMPKTEIVSTGKQLKAIPSVLIGTSRMNTDVIIPVDTNTASINIEVDANYLNRLFDLSEKSPVLQGLLQNTQPLLFEQMIYPSLQKIVDEIVDESVDETFELFFLRIKAEELICRLLMELEKRDEKHLYALNSQDIQTIYKVKEQMLEHLETPPVIKELAAYANMSSSKLKRLFKQIFGNSIFSYYQEFRMKEAARLLKEEKLSVSDVGYQLGFTNLSHFSRAFKEHIGMKPKQYSQS; encoded by the coding sequence ATGGAAAAAGAAAAACAGCAAACAGTACCGAATGTTCTAAACAGATTTGCTTATTTGTTGGGTACGGAAGTAAAAAACAGAAGATTAAAAATCCCTGAGAAATATGGCAAGGGTTATTGTGCCGGGTTTGTTTTTAATGAACATATCCGAATGTTAATCCTTAATTACGAACTAAACGAAGACATAATAGTTGAAAACCCGGATATCAATATTTCCGGAAGAATGATACTTTTTAAGTTTCAAAACATTATGCCTAAAACAGAAATAGTATCAACGGGAAAACAATTAAAAGCAATACCTTCAGTTTTAATTGGAACCAGTAGAATGAATACCGATGTTATTATTCCAGTGGATACAAATACTGCGTCTATTAATATAGAAGTAGATGCGAATTATTTAAACCGGCTATTTGACCTGTCAGAAAAATCGCCGGTTTTGCAAGGTCTGTTACAGAATACGCAGCCCCTACTATTCGAACAAATGATTTATCCTTCTCTACAGAAAATTGTGGATGAGATTGTAGATGAATCGGTAGATGAAACCTTTGAACTATTTTTTCTAAGAATAAAAGCAGAAGAACTGATTTGCAGACTATTAATGGAATTGGAGAAGCGGGATGAAAAACATCTTTATGCTTTAAACAGTCAGGATATACAAACCATATACAAAGTAAAAGAGCAAATGCTTGAACATCTGGAAACTCCGCCCGTGATTAAAGAATTAGCAGCTTACGCCAATATGAGTTCCTCCAAGCTGAAACGTTTATTCAAGCAAATTTTCGGCAACAGCATTTTCAGTTATTATCAAGAATTCAGGATGAAAGAAGCCGCCCGTTTGTTGAAAGAGGAAAAGCTATCTGTTTCAGATGTGGGTTATCAACTGGGCTTTACCAACCTAAGTCATTTTTCAAGAGCCTTTAAAGAACATATCGGAATGAAGCCGAAACAATATAGTCAGTCTTAA
- a CDS encoding tyrosine-type recombinase/integrase → MQKTFQEVSEIWCSAKRKIVKHSTMCAYMLTLQTHLLPRFGSMTEITESDVQRFAIEKCSSGLAKKTVRDIIAVLRGIVKYGGKHKFFPFQQWEIEYPTNTESRRLSTLTLNHQRTLMLYLMEYPTPQNIGVLLALCTGMRIGEVCALRWEDVDFKQKIITVNRTVGRVYNCELKSTEKISSSPKTKNSYREIPISRQLLQSLKAVRKVSLSPYVVGVSESSKEPRSYRDYFDRLLKRLNIPHVVFHGLRHTFATRCIESKCDYKTVSVILGHSNVATTLNLYVHPDLNQKKRCIDRMSNFLGMT, encoded by the coding sequence ATGCAAAAAACATTTCAAGAAGTTTCAGAAATCTGGTGTAGTGCTAAACGTAAAATTGTAAAACATTCCACCATGTGTGCCTATATGCTTACGCTACAAACCCATTTACTTCCTCGATTCGGGTCAATGACTGAAATAACAGAAAGCGATGTTCAACGATTTGCCATAGAGAAGTGTTCCTCCGGTCTTGCTAAGAAGACGGTTAGAGATATAATTGCGGTGCTTAGGGGTATCGTGAAATACGGAGGCAAGCATAAATTTTTTCCTTTTCAGCAATGGGAAATTGAATATCCGACCAATACCGAATCCAGGCGCTTGTCGACATTGACGCTGAATCACCAACGGACATTAATGCTTTATTTAATGGAATACCCTACACCTCAAAACATCGGTGTGCTTTTAGCTCTTTGTACTGGCATGAGAATAGGAGAAGTATGTGCATTGAGATGGGAGGATGTGGATTTCAAACAAAAGATTATCACCGTAAATCGCACAGTTGGAAGAGTGTATAATTGCGAGTTGAAGTCGACAGAGAAAATATCCTCTTCTCCTAAAACAAAAAACTCATATCGTGAAATTCCGATTTCAAGACAACTTCTTCAATCATTGAAAGCCGTAAGGAAGGTATCATTATCTCCTTATGTTGTGGGGGTATCAGAATCCTCAAAAGAGCCTCGTTCTTATCGTGATTATTTTGATCGACTCTTGAAGCGTCTAAACATTCCACACGTCGTATTTCACGGACTCCGGCACACTTTTGCCACCAGATGTATTGAGAGTAAATGCGATTACAAAACTGTTAGTGTGATACTTGGTCATTCTAATGTCGCTACTACACTCAACCTATATGTCCACCCCGACCTCAATCAGAAGAAACGGTGTATCGATCGTATGAGTAATTTCTTGGGAATGACCTGA